The Corynebacterium felinum DNA segment CCACCGGAACCACACCCAACGCCCACAATGTGAGGATTCTACACACTAATGCGCACTGTATCCGTTATTGGCATAGGTGCAGGAAGCCCCGAGTTCCTTACTCTTCAAGCGATCTCGGGGCTTCGCCATGCCAGGGCAGTATTCGCCCTCGATAAAGGCGACACCAAAGCTGACCTTTTAGCCCTGCGCCAGCACATCATCGACACCCATTCGCCCAGCACACCCCTGTATTCCATCACCGATCCTGAACGCGACCGCAACCCCGACAACTACCAGGCAGAAGTCATACGCTGGCACAAACAACGCGCAGCACTCCTCGCCGAGGCGATCCGCACCCACTCAGGCGAGAACGACACTATCGCCTTCCTTGTGTGGGGTGACCCCAGCCTTTACGATTCCACCCTGCGGATTATCGAACACATGGAAACCTACGAAAACCTGAACATGAATGTGCAGGTAATCCCAGGAATCACCGCAATCCAAGTACTCACGGCAGCGCACAAACTCCTGCTCAACCGCATCGGCGAAGCAATCCACATCACCACAGGGCGCAACCTCAAAACAACCAGTGCGCACAACCGACGCAACTGTGTAGTCATGCTCGATGGTGCAAATGCTTGGCTAGAAAACTTTAGCGACAACACCTACATCTACTGGGGTGCCTACCTCGGCACCGAACACCAAGTCTTACGAGCAGGATATGTCAAAGACATCGGCGAAGAACTCGCAGAATTGAAAAAACAACTCCGCACCACCCACGGGTGGATCATGGACACCTATCTGCTTCGCGAACTCGACGAACACGCCTAAACCTAAAATAAGCAAAAACCTTGCCCAAGGATCACGTTCCAAGGGCAAGGGTTTTCTATGAGCTACTGGATTAACGAAGCTGCGCCAGCTTCCGCTCCACTGCACGCGCTGGGGGATTGGTGGCATGAGTGCCATCAGAATAACGAACCGTAGGAACAACACGGTTACCGTCATTCACCGACTTCACCCACTCGCCAGCAGCAGCATCCTCATCGACATCAATCACGTCGAAAGGAACATTCTTCTCCGCAAGATCCGCCAACAGGCGCTTGCAAAACGGGCACCACGTCGTGGCATACACAGTGATGTGATTAGTACTCATAGTCTCTTTTCAAAAAATCATCAAGAATTACATATTAGGCAAAGCTGCGAACCCACGTCTGAAACTGGTAACGCACCCCCGACGTCGACACCATCCACTCCGACTCCGACTCCAACACAAAATTGTCAGGAATCTCAGGGGCGTAGACTGCGCGGGAACCGAGATCAGTATCGACGTCGATAAGCGTGCGCTCAATGCGACTGACCTGCCCAAGAGTTGCAGCATACACCTGACCCCCACCGATAATCCAACCAGCATTAGGCACAGAATCAATCACAGTAGCACCCTGCGACCACGCGCCGGGAGCGCGGGAGGAGAGCACAAAATTCTCCCGGCCGGGCAACGGCTTCAACGGCAACGACTCCCACGTACGCCGCCCCATAATCACCGGCTCACCCAACGTCACTTTCTTAAAATGCGCCAAATCCTCCGGCACATGCCACGGCATATCCTCGCCATCACCAATCACACCAGCACGATTCTGCGCCCAAATAGCCTTCAGCACGTTACACCGCCACCTGCGCCTTGATAGCAGGATGCGGATCGTAACCAACAATCTCCACATCCGCAAAATCATAAGAGAACAAATCAGCCGCCTTATTCAACTTCAACTGCGGATACGGGCGCGGTTCACGACTGAGCTGTAATAAAACCTGCTCACGGTGATTGTCATAAATATGGCAATCGCCGCCAGTCCAGATAAACTCACCCACCTCAAGACCCGCCTGCTGCGCCAACATGTGCGTCAACAACGAATACGAAGCAATGTTGAAAGGAACCCCCAAAAACATGTCTGCGCTGCGCTGATACAGCTGACACGACAGCGTGCCGTTGGCCACATACAACTGGAACAACAAATGGCACGGTGGAAGCGCCATATTCTCAATCTCCGCCACATTCCACGCAGAAACAATATTGCGACGCGAATCAGGATTATTCTTCAACGTTTCCAACGCCTGCGAAATCTGATCAATATGCTCACCCGTCGGGGTGGGCCAGCTACGCCACTGCACCCCATAGACCGGGCCCAAATCGCCGTTCTCATCTGCCCACTCGTTCCAAATACGAATGTTGTTGTCCTGCAACCAGCGCACATTCGACGAACCTTGCAAAAACCACAGCAATTCACCCACCACCGAATGCATATGCACCTTCTTTGTGGTGATCAACGGGAAAGACTCGGCAAGGTTGAAACGAATCTGACGGCCAAAAAGGCTTGTTGTTCCCGTACCTGTGCGGTCGGCCTTGTGTGTACCTTCAGCCATGATGGTGCGGAGCAAATCTTCATAAGGGGTGGCGATTGCGGTCATGCGAACAATAGTAGTGGCACCGATCGAAGAACACCTATGTGACAACATTCCGCATCCTTCACAATGAGCAACACGGTGCACAGAGAAGTCACATGCCCTGAGGACCAGCCACTGCGAAACCCATGGTGGCGAAGGTAAACATAAACGACAACAGCCACGTGCTGTGGTGTTTGTGAAAGAAACACACGCACGTGGCTTGAAGCACACAGAACCTTTGCCTGCACATCGCAGATAACTACACCCTAGGGTGCAGGCACCTTGTGGGGTGCGCACCACAAATCCTGAGCAGGATCAAAGCGGGAACTAAAGGCGCGAGTAAGGATCGTGAAATGAGTGGCGGATCAGTAGCTGCCGTGTTCTTCGCGGAAAGCAGCAGCCATCTGCAAAATCTCATCAGCCAACTCGGGGCGGCAAATCAGAATATCGGGCAGATAGGTGTCCTTGTTGTTATAGGTCAACTCTGAACCATCAAGTCGCGAACAGTGCAAACCTGCGGCCTTGCACACACCCACAGGTGCAGCCGAATCCCACTCATACTGGCCACCAGCATGAATGTAGGCATCATAGTCACCCAGCAACACATGCATTGCCTTTGCGCCAGCAGAGCCCAGTGGCTCAGTGGAAAACCCTAGTTGCGCAGCAATATGGGTAGCTACCTGTGGGGCACGGTTATGGGAAATTGCGATCCGCTGGGCAAACGGACCAGTGACAGCGCGAGCCTCAGCGGAATGGAACACCACACCTAAATCGGGCAAGCCAACAGCCGCGTGGGTGGGAATGCCGTTTTCAACGAGTGCGATATGTACAGCCCAATCCTGGCGACCGGTGGCGTATTCCTTGGTACCGTCGAGGGGGTCAATGATCCACACGCGCTCCTTGCCGAGGCGCTCAGGATTATCGGCGGCCTCCTCCGAAAGGAAACCATCATGGGGGCGGTGCTGCTCAAGCACCCGAGCAATCCAGTTTTGGGCGAGATCATCACCGGCGTCGCCGAGTGCGCGATCACGTAACACGCCGACGGTGCGGACACCCTTGAGGATGTCGCCGGTACCCTTAGCAAGACGGTAGGTCAAAGTGGCATCATCAATGTGAGCAGTCATAGTTTCATAGTCTAGTTGGTTGGGGAAAGTGGAAGTGAACGCAAATAACCACAATTTAAGCCCTCAGGGTATTCTTGCCCGATTCACACCCCAGGTGGCTACTTGGTTTCAGGATGTCTTTGCCCAACCCACCCCTGTGCAACTCGCGGCGTGGGAGGCTATTTCTGCAGGTGAAAACGCCCTTGTGGTTGCGCCGACGGGCTCCGGTAAAACCTTGGCCGCATTCTTATGGGCCTTAAATTCACTCGTCGACGCTCCCGGCCAAACCCACATCCCTGTGGTCAATAACACTGTTGCCACGTTCACACCTGCTGCTAAACGCCACGGAAAAGACGGAGGTGCTGGGGTGAAAATTCTCTATATTTCCCCACTCAAAGCACTCGGTGTGGATGTCGAACGCAACCTGCGCGCCCCACTGGTGGGTATTAACCGCACCGCCCAAGCACTTGGCCTCGATAGCTGTGACATTACCGTTGGTGTGCGCTCAGGGGATACCCCTGCCGCCCAGCGCGCTGCCCAGGTGCGCAGGCCACCAGATATTTTGATTACCACTCCAGAATCGGCCTATCTGATGCTCACCTCGAAGGCGGCGGGGATTTTAAGCACCGTGCACACGGTGATTATTGATGAAATCCACGCCATGGCGGGAACGAAACGTGGCGTTCATTTAGCGCTGACCTTGGAACGGCTGGAGCGATTAGTAACACGAAGCGACAACGCAACCAGCACAAGCAGCGCACAGCACAACGGTGAGGGGGCGGGTTTTTCCGCGCACAGAAAATTGCAACGCATTGGTTTGTCGGCAACTGTGCGCCCGCTTGAAACAGTTGCTCAATTCTTAGGTGGGGCACATCCGGTGCAGATTATTAATCCTGAAGCTCATAAGCAGTGGGATTTGCAGGTGCGCGTTCCTGTTGCGGACATGTCGGATCTTTCTGCCCCTGAACTGGGCTCAACTATTGGTGAATTTACCTTCGACGACCCGCATGGGCTCGCCACGCCGCTTCCGATTGACAGTGATGACGATAATGGTGATGACAATGACGATCTCCTCGCTCTAGCCGACCGTGCATTCCCAACAGTCGCAACTCATCAACAACTTTTAGACCCGCGTCGAGATACAGATGCAGCGCAAGGATCTATCTGGCCGCATATCGAACAACGCCTCTATGAGGACATTTTGGCGCACAGGTCCACGCTCATTTTCGTCAATTCCCGACGCAGCGCGGAGAGACTAACCGCACGTCTCAATGAGCTGCATACCCTCCACATCGACCCCGACTCGCTTAATACCCCAGCGCAACGCGCGATTCCCGCGCAGATGATGGCGCAATCCGACTCAGTGGTTGATGCCGCGCATGTCATTGCCCGCGCCCACCATGGCTCGGTGAGTAAAGACGAACGCGCCATGACTGAACGTCTGCTGAAAGAAGGAAACTTACGTGCTGTCGTGGCTACGAGCTCTCTTGAGCTTGGCATTGATATGGGTGCCGTGGAACTGGTGGTCCAGATCGAATCGCCTCCTTCGGTGGCGTCGGGGCTGCAGCGTGTTGGCCGCGCTGGGCATGTTGTGGGTGCTACCAGCCATGGCGTGTTCTACCCTAAGCACCGCGCAGATTTGCTTCAAAGTGCGGTCACGGTGCAGCGCATGCGGCAGGGGCTTATTGAGGAGCTGAAAGTGCCGCGCAACGCTCTTGATGTGCTCGTGCAGCAAACTATTGCCGCAGTATCGGTCGAAGACATTGATGTGGAGGAGTGGTACGCCACCGTCACCCGGGCTTATCCTTACCGCACTCTTGCGCGCGAGGTGTTCGATTCGGTCATTGATCTTGCCAGCGGCGTGTACCCTTCCACCGATTTCGCTGAGCTGAAACCGCGCATTATTTTCGACCGGATTACGGGCATGATGAAGGCGCGACCCGGCGCGCAGCGTGTTGCTGTGACTTCGGGCGGGACGATTCCGGATCGGGGGATGTTTGGGGTGTATGTGCTTGGGGGTCAGGCGGGTGCGCGCCGGGTGGGGGAGTTGGATGAGGAGATGGTGTATGAGTCCAGGGTGGGGGATGTGTTTACTTTGGGTGCGTCGAGTTGGCGGATTGAGGAGATTAATCGTGATCAGGTGTTGGTTAGTCCTGCGCCTGGGCATGCGGGTCGGTTGCCGTTTTGGTTGGGGGATCAGATGGGTCGTCCTGCGGAGTTGGGGAAGGCTGTGGGTGCTTTTCGACGCGCTCTTGCGGCGGATCCTTCTGTTGCTAGTCAGGTGGATCGTTTAGATGAGTTTGCTCGTGCTAATGTGGTGCGTTTTGTTGCTGAGCAGGTTGAGGCTACGGGTATTGTTCCGGATGAGAAGACGCTGGTGTTGGAGCGTTTTCGTGATGAGGTGGGGGATTGGCGGGTTGTGTTGCATACGCCTTTTGGGCGTGGGGTGAATGCGGCGTGGGCGTTGGCGGTTGGTGCTGCGATTAGTCAGGAGTGGGGGATTGATGCGCAGCCGGTGAGTTCTGATGATGGGATTGTGTTGCGTCTTCCTGAGCAGGATCGTGATCCTGATGCGTCGTTGTTTTTGCTTGATCCTGATGTAATTGAGGATGTGGTGACGCAGCAGGTGGGTAATTCGGCGTTGTTTGCGTCGCGGTTTCGGGAGTGTGCGGCGCGTGGGTTGTTGTTGCCGCGGAAGAATCCGGGTAAGCGTGCTCCTTTGTGGCAGCAGCGGCAGAAGGCTGCCCAGTTGTTGGATGTGGCGAGGAAGTATCCGAGTTTTCCTATTATTTTGGAGGCTGTTCGTGAGTGTTTGCAGGATGTGTATGATCTTGGCTCCTTGAAGGAGTTGTTGGAGGATTTGCGTGCGCGGCGGGTGCGGATTGTGGAGGTGACGACTCAGCAGCCTTCGCCTTTTGCTTCGTCGATTTTGTTCCATTACACCGGTGCGTTCATTTATGAGGGGGATAGTCCGCTTGCGGAGAAGCGGGCTGCGGCTTTGGCGCTTGATCCGTCGTTGTTGGCGAAGTTATTGGGGACGGTGGAGTTGCGGGATCTGTTGGATCCGGAGATTATCGCCGAGGTGGATGCGCAGTTGCGGAGGGTGAGTCCGGATCGGTTGGCGCGTACTCCAGAGGAGTTGGTGGATGTGTTGCGTGTTCTTGGCCCTGTTGCGGATGTGGAGGCGCATGTGCTTTTCGACGTCGACATGGACGTGTTGGTGTCGAGTGTGTTGGCTGGGCGGGTGATGCGGGTGCGGATTAACGGTGTGGAGCATTGCGCGTTGACTCAGGATGCTGCCCTGTTGCGTGATGGTTTGGGTGTTCCGGTGCCTCCTGGGGTTCCGGCGCAGGTTGATACTATTGCTGATGCGTTGGAGCAGCTTGTTGGGCGGTGGGTTCGTTCGCGTGGCCCGTTCGTGTTGGGTGATGTGCAGAAAGCTTTTGGGTTGTCGGCTTCGGTGGCGCACACTGTGGTGGGTGTGCTGATGAACCGAAAAGCGGTGGTGGAGGGGCATTATCGAAGCGGGGTGGATGAGCCGGAGTATGTGGCTAGTGATGTGCTGAAAATTCTTCGTAGCCGTTCGTTGGCGAAGGCGCGGGCCCAAACCCAGCCGGTGTCGCAGTCGGCGTTTGCTCGTTTTCTGTGCTCGTGGCAGCAGGTGGCAGGCGTGGGTGGGCAGTGTGAACTCTATGGGATTGATGGGCTGTATGCCGTGTTGGAGCAGCTGGCTGGGGTGGCGTTGCCTGCTAGTGCGTGGGAGGAGTGGGTTTTGCCTAGTAGGGTGCGTCACTATAATCCCGCGGATTTGGATGAGTTGACCCATAACGGTGAGATTGTGGTGGTAGGCCGTGGGCAGGCAGGTCCTGGTGATCCGTGGGTGATGCTGTTACCTGCGGACTTGGCCTCAGATATTGTCACGGCAGATAAAGACGATGAGGTGGGGTTGACGAGTCTGCAGCGGCAGGTTCTAGATTTCGTGCGCCAAGGTGGAAGTTATCTTTATCCGCAGATTAAGCAGGCTGTGGGGGCGGAGGATCTCGGTCTTGTCACAGGGCACGCCAGTGATAGTGAACTTGGTGCTGCCGTGTGGGGATTGTTTGAACGTTCGCTGCTGTGTCCCGACAGTTTCGCTCCTCTTCGGGCGCGCCTTGCAGGCGGTGCAACTACCGCGCATAAGGCTCGTCGCACCCCGAATCGCAGCCGCGCGACTACGCGTGGGGCAACGAGGTTTCGTACAGGGGCATCGATGGGTCGAACAAACCCCACCCCGCCGGATATGTTGGGGCGCTGGGGGATGGTGATCAGCGCACAGTCTACTGCGACTTCCCGGGCGTATACTGTGGGTGAAAACCTGCTGGATCGCTACGGGGTGGTGACCCGCGGCAGCGTGCAGACTGAGAATATTGTGGGCGGGTTCCAGCTTGCCTACAAAGTATTGTCCCAGTTTGAAGAATCCGGCAAAGCCATGCGCGGGCTTTTTGTTGAGGGTTTAGGTGCTGCCCAGTTTTCCACCCCAGCAGTAGTCGACCGGTTGCGCGGGCACGACGACAGCATCGATGGTTTAGGCTGGCCGTCGGGGGCGAAGACTCCGAGCGTCTACGTTCTTGCCGCAGCCGACCCCGCCAACCCTTATGGGGCGGCAGTGCCGTGGCCTGTCAAAGGACCCACCCGCGCGGCTGGGGCACTGGTCGTGCTTATCGACGGCCTACTCGCCGCCCATGTCACGCGCGGCGGAAAACACCTCACCCTTGTTGATACACCTCAACCCGCCCTTGAAGTGATCGTTTCTGCGCTGAGCGCAACACTGAAGACCAGGCTGGTGGTCGAAAAAATCAATGGGAGCGCTGCATTGAACTCACCACTAGTAGATCAGCTGCGCCAGGCGGGGGCGTCGATAAGCCCGAAAGGCATCATCATCGCACCACGATCGCAGAGCTCAACACCTGCAACCACGCGCAGCCGCGGGCGCAGCTTAAGCGACGCCGTGGAGGAGATCACCGCCGACGATCACCCCCACTCATCCTATCCCCCTGAGCGTTTCCCGCAACGCCGCTCACCTTTTTATCGCCGCTGACCGCACACCAGATCCACAATCCGTACAGGAGAGAATCCACTAGGCTTAAAACTATGAAAACACTACTGAATGTCATCTGGGTTGTCTTTGGCGGATTCTGGCTGGCTCTCGGCTATTTCATCGCCGGAATTATCGCCTGCATTTTCATCATCACCATCCCCGCCGGTGTTGCCAGCTTCCGCATGGCCAACTACGCACTCTGGCCCTTCGGCCGCACTGTGGTTGCAAAAACCAGCGGAACCGGCGCACTCAACGGGCTGGCCAACATCATCTGGCTTGTCATCGCCGGATTCTGGCTCGCACTCGGGCACCTGACCACCGCAGTAGCCCAAGCCATCACCATCATCGGCATCCCACTGGCTATCGCCAACATCAAAATGATCCCCGTCACCTGCTTCCCCTTCGGCAAGAAAATCGTCGACAGCAACCGCATCCCCGCAGGCTACACACCCATGGTGAGCATGTAATGCCCGAGGGCGACTCCCTCTACCAACTCGCCCACCGACTCCAATTCATGACAGGGCGAGAAGTCACCACAACCGACATCAGAGTACCCCGATTCGCACTCGCCGACTTCAGCGGATCAACCTGCGAAAAAGTCTGGCCCTACGGAAAACACCTCTTCATGCAATTCGGGCCACTCATCTTGCACACCCACCTCAAAATGGAAGGAACATGGGCCATCCACCGTGCGGGTGACCGCTGGCGCAAACCCGCACACACCGCCCGAGTCATCCTCCACCTGGCCGACGCGCACACCCCGATTGAACTCGTAGGACACTCACTCGGATTTGTTCGCATATTCCCCACCACGAACTACCCCGAACCCATCGCACACCTAGGCCCCGACGTCTTAGCCGACACCTTCGACCACACCGAAGCCAAACGACGCCTGAACCTTCGACCCGAACGCAGCATCGGCGCAGCACTACTCGACCAAACAAACCTCGCCGGAGTAGGCAACGAATACCGCGCCGAAATCTGCTACATCGCAGGAATCCACCCAGCAACACCCGTCGGCGCAGTCGACATCGACCACATTCTCACCATCACCCGAAAACTCATGTGGGCCAACCGCCTCGCACCCCTAAGAGTAACCACAGGAATACGGCGCGCCGGGGAATCAACCTATGTGTTTGGCCGCAACCACAAGCCTTGTCGGCGCTGCGGCACCCTGATCACCAAAGCCGAATTAGGCGGGATGAAAGGCTCAGGTGATGAAGGCGAGCTTGAACGCATCATCTGGTGGTGCCCGAACTGCCAGCCTGTGCACAGCTTATAGCGGGACAATGTCCTCGCCCCATCGTCTACGCAAACAGTGCACTGTCAGGAAACGCGTGATGGCGACGTCGACACGCGTAAAAAGCACGCAGCAAGACAGCACATGAGTGTTTACAGGGAAGACGGACGCTGCGTCTGGGTGCGCATCAGCGTCGCAATACACCACCACGCGCCGACAGCACAGCACACAACTGCTAGTTCCACAACACCGAAAGAAAGCACTGTGGGGGCAGCCAACAACGCCCCGATCACAGGTGCAGCAACAACATCTTGCAAAGACCCAGTCGCCCCGAAAACACCGAGATGCGCCGAGCGGCTAGATTCAGGCGCCAAAGAATAAGACAACTCCCACAGCGCTGCGGAAAACAACACCTCACTCGCTGTAATAAACACCACGGTGAGCAGCAACAACCCAGCCGCAGTGGGGAAGGAAGGCGCGGGGATGAACAAAACCACAGAAATCCCCACCAGCGCACACACAAGGAAAACAGCCGCTGCCATTAAACACCGCGCAGCTGATAACACAGTTGTTGACCAATGAGCAACGCGCGTTTGCACCACAACAACGAGCACAGTATTCACTATGAAAAAGCTTGGAGCAACCCACGTGGGAATCGAGTTCACCTTGTCCACCGTCATCGGAATCGCCAAAATGAGCAACCCATTAAACAACATCAGCGGCACCGTGACAAAAGCAAGCCCCACATACGCTCCACTGCGGATCGCACGTAAAGAGGAAAGCAAGCCCGCACCCACGGCCTTCACCTCAGTCGAATGCGAAGAAGTGCGCGGCAAACACGCCAGCAGCGGCACGGAAGCAATTAACGCAAGCCCTGGAACCGCAACGAGAAGCTGCCTGACTTCAGCCGATTGCGCCACCAAAATAAACGAAGCCACCACAGCACCGATAGAAAAACCAACATTGCGCAACACTCGCAGCTTTGCCATAAAAACTGTGCGCTGCTCACTAGTTAGAAGATCGCCAACTATTACCAGCATCACAGCCCCCATTGCTTGACGCAACCCTGCCTGGAGCCCAGCCAGCAGCACAAACAGCCACCATGCGTGGACAAAGGATAAAGCTACAACCGTCATCCCGGAGATCAGGCTAAGCCGCACATACAATGTGACAGGCGACATGGAATCAGCCGGTGCACTCAAAGGAACAGCGGCGAAAAACCCGAGCAGACCAGCAAGCCCTAATCCCAGACCAATATCTGTGGAACTAAAACCCCGAACTGTGACGAAAAATAGTGCGAAGCCACTTAAATTAAGACCCGCACCACAGGCGGAAATAAACTGCGCTGACGCAAGAATTTTCTGCGGTGTCACGTGCAACCCCACTGGTGATACTCGGCAATGCTGCGTTCAAACTCTTGAGCTTCCCGCTGAGGCAGACCCGCAGTAATGGTAGCGGGATCGACAGTACGCGGCTGGGATTCAAACCCTACCGAATACAGTGGTCGAACCTGTGCGCCTCTAAGCACTTTGGCATGAAATGATTCCATCCCAAGCTCAAGACGATCCAAACCTAAATCACAGCAGGCCTGCACAGGCGCACGAAAAGCAACAGCCGTATAGGCGGGAAAACCACGAGTGCGTTCGTAATCGAAACCAACCACCCTGGTCCACAGAGCACCCTCATACTCATAGGAGAGATTAAAAGCACTGATCTGCCCGCTGGGATCACGCAAGCAAAAAGCTCGCGCAAAAGAGCCTAAAGCCTCTAACTGCCTGCTCAACATAGCAGCCATAGCTTCTGGGCTATGGTTATGCCCATAGCGAGTCTGCACCTGACTCAGCAACCACCCCAAACGCTCCACCTGGGCGAGGCATTCGTGCCCATCAAGCTCACAGGCGCGAAAATCCGACTCTGCCAAGGAACGCAATTCCCTCCGGAAATTTGTGCGCCGCTGACTCGTAGGCAACTGGTTAATAAAATCATCGAAAGATTCAACCTCGCAAGGAATGAAACACTCAGCCCCTGCGAAAAATACCTTCGCACCTTCCCACGCGGCGGCTACCTTTTGCGCATCTGGGGCTGAAAGATACGGCCACGTCCACGCCATGGCATCAGTATCACAAACACCTAGATTTTCTAAGGCACTGCCCATTGCCGCCCGAAGATCCGGGACAGGAGGCACCGATGAATGATAGCCACGGCGACCACCAAAAATAATGCCCGGCGAATAATAGGGGTTGTTCTCCTGAGGCGAAGAATGAACAACCAACCCAGCGCAGTGTGGACTGGAACCGTAAAGCCCCTGCGCAAGTTGATCAGTATCAGCAAAATCGAGCCACGCTGGGCTGAGATAAAAATTATCCCGACACTCCTTATAATCCTTAGCGCTTAAATGTTGTGCAGCCAGGGAGGCATGAGGCTCCCAGGTGAATGTGTAATCAGCCATGTGTGTACCTTTAATCAAGCGGCGGTGAGTAAAACATGTAACTGTGATGCGACGTCGACAAGCTCAGCATGCGAAGGGGCGCAGAAAAACACAAACCCACCATTGCTTGCCGACAAGAAAGCCCCAGTAGCAGACACAGGATTTTCGCGTACGTCGACCACCTGATCGATAGCCTCAATCTGTTCGCGCACACGCGGACTCAACCCGTTTAAAGGCAAGGCGCAATGACCCCACAACAACCCGGAATGCCCAGATGAATGCGGAGGACGGTAGCCTGGCTGAACAGTCTGCGCCCTGTGATGCCCGCGATACAGATCGATTCCCGTGACTTTTTCAAAAACATGCGGAATCGCGCCCCCAGCAGGGCGCAACCCAGATTCGGAGATCAGGAACTCACCTGATTCCAGCTCGAAAAACTCAGTGTGAAACACCCCATGGCTAATCCCAGAATGATCGATCAACTGTTGATGCAGACTCAAAAGCGTATCGACGCGCGGATCTGTCGGGGCTAACATCAACGACATATAACCTTGCTGTTGTGTCACACTGTGAAGCTGCGGTTGGAAATATTTGCTTACCATAAAAGTGCGCTCATCATCGTTGACGTAGCAGTCAACATGATATTCCGTAGCAATAGCACAGGGACGTTCGGCAAGCACCGGCAGTGAAAGCTCTTGAACACACTCGTCGATATCGCCGCTGCTAAGCAGCATAACCCCAGCACTGCCACCACCGTAGAGTGGCTTGACCACAGCGGAACCACCCCAGGATTGACAAGAGTGGCGCAGCTGATCCTGGGACTCGATCAGGGCGAAATCGGTGGTAGGAAGCCCTGCGTTACGGAACAAGACTTTCATTGCGTATTTGTTACTGAAGTTAATAACCTGATTCACAGTGGGGCCTGGCAATCCCAAGCTGGCGCGAGCGAGAGCAGCAGCGGGTGCGCCGGTTTCAAAAGGATTCACCACACCAGTAATCGCATAGCTACTTCCAAGAGCTACAGCTTGTTGTGCCACGGCAGCATAATCGGCGAGTGAATCGACAAAACGCACCGGATCAGAACCAAAATCATGAGTATTTGTTTTCTCAGTGATCCACACAGGCGAGAAGCTGAAATCGTCTTTTTCCATATTTCGCACAGCCTGAGGAGAGCGTGCGGCAGAAATAATGTAGAGAATATGAGTCACAGCTACACACCAGCCTTGAGATTCTAAAAGAGAACGCCTGTGTTTATTGTCACTACGTGAGTGTAGCCTGTGATGGGCAATACATACTTACCGAAGCTTTGAACAAGGGGCCAATAAGGCACAAGTGCGTGCAAAAAGAATCAGGGAAAAGTGTGCGTCTGCGACATAAAAGCCCTGATGAGCAGCCAAAATTGAGTGCGAGAAAAAGAGGGAAGAAAAAGCAGTGGGCGGGGGTGGATACATCCACCTCCGCCCACAATAGCGCGCTGAAGATACTGAAACTAGCCGCGGTGCGCGCGGTACCAATGAATCAGCGCGTCGGTGGAAGAATCACCGGAATCGGCAGGAACTTCACCGCTGACAGCAGGAGCCAAATCATTCGCCTGCTGCTTGCCCAACTCAACACCCCACTGGTCGAAAGAATTCACATC contains these protein-coding regions:
- a CDS encoding mycoredoxin, encoding MSTNHITVYATTWCPFCKRLLADLAEKNVPFDVIDVDEDAAAGEWVKSVNDGNRVVPTVRYSDGTHATNPPARAVERKLAQLR
- the cobF gene encoding precorrin-6A synthase (deacetylating) translates to MRTVSVIGIGAGSPEFLTLQAISGLRHARAVFALDKGDTKADLLALRQHIIDTHSPSTPLYSITDPERDRNPDNYQAEVIRWHKQRAALLAEAIRTHSGENDTIAFLVWGDPSLYDSTLRIIEHMETYENLNMNVQVIPGITAIQVLTAAHKLLLNRIGEAIHITTGRNLKTTSAHNRRNCVVMLDGANAWLENFSDNTYIYWGAYLGTEHQVLRAGYVKDIGEELAELKKQLRTTHGWIMDTYLLRELDEHA
- a CDS encoding dihydrofolate reductase, translated to MLKAIWAQNRAGVIGDGEDMPWHVPEDLAHFKKVTLGEPVIMGRRTWESLPLKPLPGRENFVLSSRAPGAWSQGATVIDSVPNAGWIIGGGQVYAATLGQVSRIERTLIDVDTDLGSRAVYAPEIPDNFVLESESEWMVSTSGVRYQFQTWVRSFA
- a CDS encoding thymidylate synthase, whose product is MTAIATPYEDLLRTIMAEGTHKADRTGTGTTSLFGRQIRFNLAESFPLITTKKVHMHSVVGELLWFLQGSSNVRWLQDNNIRIWNEWADENGDLGPVYGVQWRSWPTPTGEHIDQISQALETLKNNPDSRRNIVSAWNVAEIENMALPPCHLLFQLYVANGTLSCQLYQRSADMFLGVPFNIASYSLLTHMLAQQAGLEVGEFIWTGGDCHIYDNHREQVLLQLSREPRPYPQLKLNKAADLFSYDFADVEIVGYDPHPAIKAQVAV
- a CDS encoding 3'(2'),5'-bisphosphate nucleotidase CysQ, producing the protein MTAHIDDATLTYRLAKGTGDILKGVRTVGVLRDRALGDAGDDLAQNWIARVLEQHRPHDGFLSEEAADNPERLGKERVWIIDPLDGTKEYATGRQDWAVHIALVENGIPTHAAVGLPDLGVVFHSAEARAVTGPFAQRIAISHNRAPQVATHIAAQLGFSTEPLGSAGAKAMHVLLGDYDAYIHAGGQYEWDSAAPVGVCKAAGLHCSRLDGSELTYNNKDTYLPDILICRPELADEILQMAAAFREEHGSY